The Acutalibacter muris genomic sequence ATGTCGTGGGCAAGGATGGCAGCATCGGCCTGAGCGTGCCGGAAGCAGATCGCTCCTGGTGCAGCTCCAACCGCGACAATGACAACCGGGCCATCACCATCGAAGTCGCCAGTGATACCAGTCACCCGTATGCAGTGACCGACGCGGCCTACGCGGCCCTCATTGAGCTGGTGGCGGACATCTGCAAGCGCAACGGCATCAAGAAGCTGCTCTGGAAGGCAGACAAGAGCCTGATCGGCCAGGTGGACAAGCAGAACATGACCGTCCACCGCTGGTTTGCCAATAAGGCCTGCCCGGGCGACTATCTCTACCAGCGCCACGGTGCCATCGCGGAAGCGGTCAATGCCAAGCTGGGTACCGGCACCGAGCAGATCGTCAGCAGCTTCCCGGCCGTGCCCTTTACGGTCCGGATCATCATCAACGACCTGAACTATCGCGAGGGCCCGGGCATGAGCTACGCCGTCAAGGGCCAGACTGGCAAGGGCATCTTCACCATCACAGAGGTGCAAGATGGCTGGGGCAAGCTGAAAAGCGGCGCAGGCTGGATCTACCTCGAAAACCCTGCCTACTGCACCATCCTGGACGACGGCCAGACCGAGGCCCAGAAGGCAGCGGAAAAACTGGCCCGGGACATCGCGGCCCAGCTGAAGAGCTCCGGCTGCGATGCTGCAGCCGTGCTGAAACGAGTCAGCGAGATCCTGGCATAAGACGAGAGCCCCCGGCAGCTGCCGGGGGCTTTTTTCGTTTATATGGCAATCGGGAGAACGATGTACCCGTCAACGACAAAGGGCTCAAAAGTTCGAGTACGACTCCGCCATCTCCACCATCCTGTGGATATAAAAAAGATATTCGCTCAAAAAACCGCGCCATGGCGCGGTTTTTTGATGCCTGGAAGCCTGGATTTGAAAAGTCAAAAACGTAGATGAAAGTAAGCGAAAAATAGATACGAACCTACGCAAGAAAAGAAGAAGGCGGTATAATGAAGGAGGGATGAAGAAAAACGAAGGATATAAGGAATGGGAACAGAGCACAAATGCCAGTGGTGTGGGAAAGAGTTTGAGCCGACCTGCCACAAGAGCCGCCAGAAGTTCTGTAGCGCGGAGTGCAGAATAAAATACCATAACGCCAAGAGGTATTATGGGGGCAAAGTGGACGTCTGTCCGGAATGCGGAGCCCCCGTGGAGCAGAGCGGAGAGCGCGGCCGTTGGAG encodes the following:
- a CDS encoding phage tail tip lysozyme; its protein translation is MKATGSSTERTIWNFLRCKGLSPAGAAGLMGNLYAESGLNPQNLQNSYEKRLGFTDTAYTAAVDSGAYSNFVHDSAGYGLAQWTYWSRKESLLNFARKIGASIGSLEMQLDFMIRELKGYAAVWEVLRTARTVREASDIVLTRYERPANMSSSVKAKRASFGQAYFDAYANKSTEKEDNIMGNSPLVTYTNITKNRTSPRNHAIDTITIHCIVGQWTAKQGCDYFATTDRECSANYVVGKDGSIGLSVPEADRSWCSSNRDNDNRAITIEVASDTSHPYAVTDAAYAALIELVADICKRNGIKKLLWKADKSLIGQVDKQNMTVHRWFANKACPGDYLYQRHGAIAEAVNAKLGTGTEQIVSSFPAVPFTVRIIINDLNYREGPGMSYAVKGQTGKGIFTITEVQDGWGKLKSGAGWIYLENPAYCTILDDGQTEAQKAAEKLARDIAAQLKSSGCDAAAVLKRVSEILA